From the Glandiceps talaboti chromosome 10, keGlaTala1.1, whole genome shotgun sequence genome, one window contains:
- the LOC144441079 gene encoding U6 snRNA-associated Sm-like protein LSm2 produces MLFYSFFKSLVGKDVVVELKNDLSICGTLHSVDQFLNIKLTDISVTDPEKYPHMLSVKNCFIRGSVVRYVQLPADEVDTQLLQDAARKEAAQSKGQ; encoded by the exons ATG TTGTTCTATTCATTTTTTAAGTCCCTGGTGGGAAAAGATGTTGTGGTTGAGCTGAAGAACGATCTAAG TATATGTGGCACACTCCATTCAGTGGACCAGTTTCTTAATATCAAGTTGACAGACATCAGTGTAACAGATCCTGAGAAATACCCACACATG TTGTCAgtgaaaaattgttttatcCGTGGTTCTGTGGTGCGGTATGTGCAGTTACCAGCAGATGAAGTAGACACACAGTTATTACAAGATGCTGCCAGGAAAGAAGCTGCTCAGAGTAAAGGACAATAA
- the LOC144441508 gene encoding GTPase-activating protein and VPS9 domain-containing protein 1-like: MADSAKLVDLAKHLKEEKLFVASEKAQLQRLNEEVTLTAERLYHVSWISRQQRQNLDSLVLGAADITAAACCYRANALENVNFVDAYKNIGYHDSAYGDFLKSLRESPRLVAYCLTQGEKMNLEGTQDMVKVIMSAVYGNCVMQEDERFVLLVLQSMIENQLGSSDDPRRLLRRSSCVFTTLFKQFTEGLYSGRLYLTAGLHEPVMGLLMDDETYFETNPHKVIDHFSPQEQEKRFGKANTPEFQDRLLQHLEVNVDHLVNHCNKFINSLKDSMYCFPQSMDWLVRQIYKIVTQAGKIKPEEVQALCVDMLLLLFICPAIVNPEPYGIASDILISEVARFNLMQVAQILQALAMNLYTGGDGRGSDMCSRFPKDCMSSLLDSMINSLGADDIPPVNQQLAGITRSSAMITERELYALVSYLRNVQASNPEQTESKELETLLTCLPPTPTPTVTVSSPGQGGGDSKTPSPTPPDTPQGASKKTHGKGRKSVKGSQGLGFLDGEHQSDNVSQQKEQAIVYQPEEVLVVTLGNIVNECPGMLSETKVLESAEAKTKSKSERENRSSPPLHAEMPEKQLRFSADASLVSDNLESMSIGASNSVYSMDLENISNTSGIENASCASGRNTPRSTASSSDAARALELLESEPHDISDRFGKFDIRPLVDKDKSHMDAAETWSETWSTDVLASDQSEPPPEPNPIERLQEIAEVQSEPPDYSGAHSLLYVRQPGEVSETASETWSVDVLQSDSEHCEERLHELDEGNDYGDLLDDKKGEDCQEKAEQDEQFFDAIDNSTRALESLGTMDDPLENLGAVGGMGLLSSDSSQYGGIPKVSIPTEDRQRPVNALAQSFMNLNVGKKEVQAESKPENVLDAFDPFAPSTCPENDALAAGSSDVIPGTLHSHRDSGISTGTSSVSPGSPDTMMTSVLSPSMDDGLVNLGNTVETQPPIPPRRRNPFDKEAIKSGGSYPGQGSAPSAFNSQLPGKQTEGSGMLIPEGAAGSVELGNGDVSKSRASSSASTSSNSSGSGTNRINDGSSSDVQKSISFDNSAELPGQQDKESADNSEKGNKSWWKKKLPFKVPSRKSKGSKTPEREKDHSSPFFHSPFFHHESQHQHPSYPRHHQGDGDNVKPPIAAMPSVGSEDIMNKYKNMVIMGQNVEVADPDEILNKYRHKLAGSDSPLVNFDPSLEAAHEQNTEQRDPSDNPDGALITGERIETTYTFIDAKRKLRIVLCSADFHTLPWLTNFCSAVPSQHRVNAVQNEMGNEKYNNDNELVAFLKVQLAEAINLQDKALIAQLHETLRCVRQFDTEGSKKLLQSLKDDYISRAPYISYLIRCRRGLLATQAHLERLLERVERDKVVCNKYFTAQCVREFLERQEDAVQRFCTSFQALTVPDEKTDHVEEFLHHLYVWISQDPIWQAASEEQKEDAQMATERAIMSRIYKQALYPNGDGDIMRDQVLHEHIKRLVKVVSATHKALQIPEKYRKECPWPSAQAEILTINAYKTPKDKLQCVMRCCSTIMNLLSMANENSVPGADDFVPVLVYVLIKANPPSLLSTVQYVNSFYDKRLSGEEQYWWMQFSAAIEFIKTIDDRK, from the exons atggcTGACAGTGCTAAATTGGTGGATCTAGCAAAACATCTCAAAGAGGAGAAATTATTTGTAGCCTCGGAGAAAGCCCAGTTGCAGAGATTAAACGAAGAAGTCACTTTGACTGCAGAGAGATTGTACCATGTCTCGTGGATTTCCAGGCAACAGAGACAAAACCTGGATAGTTTAGTCCTTGGTGCAGCAGACATCACCGCAGCGGCATGCTGCTACCGAGCTAACGCCTTGGAGAATGTTAATTTTGTAGATGCTTATAAGAATATTGGATATCATGATTCTGCGTATGGAGATTTTCTGAAATCATTGAGAGAGAGCCCAAGACTCGTGGCATACTGTCTCACACAAGGTGAAAAAATGAATCTAGAAGGCACACAGGACATGGTGAAGGTTATTATGTCTGCTGTGTATGGAAATTGTGTAATGCAAGAAGATGAGAGATTTGTGTTGTTAGTCCTGCAAAGTATGATAGAAAACCAGCTAGGAAGTAGTGATGACCCAAGACGATTGCTTCGAAGGAGCTCTTGCGTCTTCACCACGCTTTTTAAGCAGTTCACTGAGGGACTCTATTCTGGCAGATTGTACCTAACAGCTGGACTTCATGAACCTGTCATGGGTTTATTAATGGATGATGAAACTTACTTTGAAACTAATCCACACAAAGTGATAGATCATTTCTCGCCACAGGAGCAGGAAAAACGATTTGGGAAAGCTAACACGCCTGAATTCCAGGATCGACTCCTACAGCATCTGGAAGTGAACGTTGATCATCTGGTGAACCACTGTAACAAATTTATCAATAGTCTGAAGGACAGTATGTACTGTTTCCCGCAAAGTATGGACTGGTTGGTCCGGCAAATTTACAAGATTGTGACACAGGCTGGGAAAATTAAACCGGAAGAGGTTCAGGCATTGTGTGTGGACATGTTACTGTTACTCTTTATATGTCCAGCCATTGTGAATCCTGAACCCTATGGAATTGCCTCGGATATTCTTATCAGTGAAGTAGCCAGGTTTAATCTAATGCAAGTGGCACAGATTTTACAGGCCTTGGCAATGAATCTATACACCGGAGGTGACGGAAGAGGAAGTGACATGTGCTCCAGATTCCCCAAG GATTGTATGTCTTCATTATTGGATTCTATGATAAACAGTCTCGGAGCCGATGACATTCCACCTGTCAATCAGCAGCTAGCTGGCATTACTCGCAGTTCAGCCATGATAACAGAAAGAGAGCTCTATGCTTTG GTATCTTATCTTCGCAATGTACAAGCATCGAACCCAGAACAAACAGAGAGCAAGGAGCTAGAAACACTGTTGACATGTCTACCACCAACACCTACACCCACTGTGACAGTCAGTAGTCCAGGACAAGGAGGAGGTGATTCGAAGACACCCTCCCCTACTCCTCCAGATACTCCTCAAGGGGCATCCAAGAAAACACATGGGAAAG GTAGGAAATCTGTCAAGGGAAGTCAGGGATTAGGATTTTTAGATGGTGAACATCAATCTGATAATGTTAGTCAACAGAAAGAACAAGCTATTGTGTACCAGCCAGAGGAAGTGTTAGTAGTAACACTTGGAAATATTGTTAATGAATGTCCTGGTATGCTGTCTGAAACCAAG GTCCTGGAGTCAGCAGAAGCCAAAACCAAATCAAAGTCAGAAAGAGAGAACAGATCAAGTCCACCATTACATGCAGAGATGCCAGAAAAACAACTACGGTTTTCAGCCGATGCATCCTTAGTCAGTGACAACCTGGAATCCATGTCAATCGGTGCATCGAATTCTGTGTATTCCATGGACCTGGAAAACATCAGTAACACCAGTGGGATAGAGAATGCTAGCTGTGCCAGTGGTCGGAATACTCCCAGGTCTACTGCTAGTAGTAGTGATGCAGCTAGAGCATTGGAATTACTGGAAAGTGAACCACATGATATTTCTGATAGGTTTGGTAAATTTGACATACGCCCTCTAGTGGATAAAGATAAGTCACACATGGATGCTGCAG AAACTTGGAGTGAAACCTGGAGCACAGATGTTCTTGCAAGTGACCAATCAGAACCACCCCCTGAACCTAATCCAATAGAACGCTTGCAAGAAATCGCTGAGGTCCAATCAGAGCCTCCGGATTATTCAGGGGCCCATAGTCTATTGTATGTGCGTCAGCCTGGTGAAGTATCAGAAACAGCCAGTGAGACATGGAGTGTAGATGTCCTACAGAGTGATTCAGAGCATTGTGAAGAGCGCCTCCATGAGTTGGATGAAGGAAATGACTATGGTGATTTGTTAGATGATAAGAAGGGAGAAGATTGTCAGGAAAAAGCAGAACAG GATGAACAGTTCTTTGATGCCATTGACAATAGTACCAGGGCACTTGAATCACTTGGTACTATGGATGATCCGTTGGAGAATCTGGGAGCGGTGGGTGGCATGGGATTGTTGTCCAGTGACAGCTCCCAGTATGGTGGTATACCTAAAGTGTCAATACCAACAGAGGACAGACAAAGACCTGTCAACGCATTGGCACAAAGTTTTATGAATCTCAATGTAGGGAAGAAAGAAGTGCAGGCTGAATCCAAACCTGAGAATGTCTTGGACGCTTTTGATCCATTCGCACCAAGTACTTGTCCTGAGAACGATGCGCTAGCTGCTGGAAGTAGTGATGTCATACCTGGAACGCTTCACAGCCATAGAGATAGTGGTATCAGTACCGGCACTAGTTCAGTATCACCTGGTAGCCCAGACACCATGATGACAAGTGTTCTCTCTCCATCAATGGACGATGGGTTGGTAAATCTGGGCAATACTGTAGAAACCCAACCTCCTATACCACCAAGGaggagaaatccatttgacaaAGAAGCAATCAAGTCTGGCGGTTCCTACCCCGGGCAAGGTTCAGCACCGAGTGCTTTCAATTCTCAGCTACCCGGAAAACAAACGGAAGGGTCAGGAATGCTGATTCCAGAAGGTGCAGCCGGATCAGTAGAACTAGGAAATGGTGATGTCTCTAAAAGTCGGGCTAGTAGTTCAGCTAGTACATCTAGTAATTCCAGTGGGTCAGGAACAAACAGAATAAATGATGGTTCGTCGTCAGATGTACAGAAATCGATAAGTTTTGACAACTCAGCAGAATTACCAGGACAACAAGATAAG GAAAGTGCTGATAATTCCGAAAAGGGCAACAAATCATGGTGGAAGAAAAAGTTACCCTTCAAAG TTCCAAGTCGAAAAAGTAAAGGAAGTAAAACCCCAGAAAGAGAAAAAGACCACTCATCGCCGTTTTTCCACTCTCCATTTTTCCATCATGAAAGTCAACATCAGCATCCTTCCTATCCTCGGCATCATCAAG GGGATGGAGATAATGTAAAACCACCGATAGCCGCAATGCCAAGTGTTGGAAGTGAAGACATTatgaacaaatacaaaaatatggtAATCATGGGACAGAATGTAGAAG TTGCTGACCCTGATGAGATACTCAACAAATATCGACACAAACTAGCAGGTTCCGATTCACCATTAGTGAATTTCGACCCCTCATTGGAAGCAGCACATGAACAAAATACCGAGCAACGTGACCCAAGCGATAATCCAGATGGGGCACTGATTACAGGGGAACGCATCGAAACAACCTACACATTCATTGATGCAAAGCGTAAACTACGAATCGTTCTCTGTTCAGCAGATTTCCATACTCTCCCCTGGCTGACAAACTTCTGCTCAGCTGTGCCGTCACAGCACCGGGTAAATGCAGTTCAGAATGAAATGGGTAATGAGAAGTACAATAATGACAATGAACTTGTGGCTTTTCTGAAAGTACAACTAGCAGAGGCAATTAATTTACAGGATAAAGCACTTATAGCACAGTTGCATGAAACATTGAGATGTGTAAGGCAGTTTGATACCGAAGG AAGCAAGAAGTTACTTCAGTCTCTCAAAGATGATTACATCAGCAGAGcaccatatatttcatatttaattcGATGTAGGAGAGGTCTCCTAGCAACACAAGCTCACTTAGAGAGATTACTAGAAAGAGTAGAGAG AGACAAAGTTGTGTGCAATAAATATTTCACAGCCCAGTGTGTGAGAGAATTCTTGGAAAGACAAGAAGATGCTGTACAGAGATTTTGTACTAGCTTTCAAGCTCTCACTGTTCCTGATGAAAAA ACTGACCATGTAGAGGAATTCCTacatcatttgtatgtatggatatcACAGGATCCTATATGGCAAG CTGCCAGTGAAGAGCAGAAAGAAGATGCTCAGATGGCAACAGAGAGAGCTATAATGAGTAGAATATACAAACAAGCCCTTTATCCTAATGGTGACGGTGATATCATGAGAGATCA AGTACTTCATGAACATATCAAGAGGTTGGTAAAAGTTGTCTCAGCCACCCATAAAGCATTACAGATACCTGAAAAATATAGGAAGGAATGCCCCTGGCCGTCAGCTCAAGCAGAGATACTGACTATCAATGCTTACAAG ACTCCTAAAGACAAGTTACAGTGTGTGATGCGATGTTGTTCAACTATTATGAATCTACTGAGTATGGCCAATGAGAACTCTGTGCCAGGTGCCGATGACTTTGTTCCAGTCTTAGTCTATGTACTTATCAAAGCCAACCCACCCAGTTTATTATCAACAGTACAGTACGTCAACAGTTTCTACGACAAGAGGCTTAGTGGGGAAGAGCAATATTGGTGGATGCAGTTCTCGGCTGCCATCGAGTTTATCAAAACTATAGATGACAGAAAATAG
- the LOC144441108 gene encoding uncharacterized protein LOC144441108 isoform X1: MAETVDSKLEVTEVAIRASTSREGLVEENNEQSATIPEPSQSCVSHDKSITVESGSACPSTSFENTQSNTNIRVFFSYSSKDREWVEETVTRLEAEHGITCVFDERDFIGGKPVVENIIACIQNSDKTVLVLTEDFLNSPWCTYEAQLTLREHLIREQSVVLPVLLKECTIPDFISHLTCLDARRQSFWEKFIDFLESDPVEIVPKGSFFGHEAAKFNGKVLSMVKLNGCCTFNSINYKEILDSLCDKGIRISEDTMMKTEEAIRRSGLSKCFCCVQCTRSFLACFCWIPMFLIISFLFIFAIFELIILIENRDVGNTSDVDYFDVIVFFLLPMSICIIMIIWRFKMRMIRDAGENGANSVLMDSNILFSTIRESMCTGRYDVSFKSKRRLNSMTLDVISWYWTIDT; encoded by the exons ATGGCGGAAACAGTCGATAGTAAACTAGAAGTAACGGAGGTTGCGATAAGGGCATCGACTTCGAGAGAAG GACTGGTGGAAGAAAACAACGAGCAATCAGCCACGATTCCAGAACCGTCACAATCATGTGTTTCCCATGATAAGTCGATCACTGTTGAATCCGGATCCGCATGCCCATCCACCTCATTTGAGAACACCCAAAGTAATACCAACATTCGCGTGTTCTTTTCATACAGTAGCAAGGATCGAGAGTGGGTGGAAGAAACAGTTACAAGACTTGAAGCAGAACATGGCATAACCTGTGTCTTTGACGAAAGAGATTTCATTGGTGGGAAACCCGTCGTTGAAAACATCATTGCATGTATACAAAATTCTGACAAGACAGTTTTGGTATTAACAGAAGATTTCCTGAATAGTCCTTGGTGTACGTACGAGGCACAATTGACTTTACGTGAACACTTGATAAGGGAACAATCTGTTGTTCTACCCGTGTTACTGAAAGAGTGCACTATTCCAGATTTCATCTCACATTTGACTTGTTTGGATGCAAGGCGCCAGTCTTTCTGGGAAAAGTTCATCGACTTCTTAGAATCAG ACCCAGTAGAAATCGTTCCCAAAGGTAGTTTCTTTGGACATGAAGCAG CCAAGTTTAATGGAAAAGTGTTATCCATGGTTAAACTGAACGGGTGTTGCACCTTCAACTCGATTAACTACAAGGAAATATTGGATTCACTCTGTGATAAGGGAATACGA ATTAGTGAAGACACCATGATGAAGACAGAAGAAGCAATAAGAAGGAGTGGACTTTCGAAGTGTTTCTGTTGTGTCCAATGCACTAGATCCTTTTTAGCGTGTTTCTGCTGGATTCCAATGTTTTTGATCATCAGCTTTTTGTTTATCTTTGCGATCTTtgaattaattattttgatagAGAACAGAGACGTTGGAAATACCAGTGACGTCGACTACTTTGATGTCATCgtgttttttcttcttcccATGTCAATTTGTATCATAATGATTATTTGGCGTTTCAAG ATGAGGATGATCAGAGATGCAGGTGAAAATGGTGCAAATTCGGTTCTAATGGACTCGAACATTTTATTCTCCACGATCAGAGAGAGTATGTGTACAGGACGCTATGACGTATCCTTTAAATCAAAGAGGCGTTTGAATTCAATGACGTTAGACGTTATCTCATGGTATTGGACTATTGACACATAG
- the LOC144441108 gene encoding uncharacterized protein LOC144441108 isoform X2: MAETVDSKLEVTEVAIRASTSREGLVEENNEQSATIPEPSQSCVSHDKSITVESGSACPSTSFENTQSNTNIRVFFSYSSKDREWVEETVTRLEAEHGITCVFDERDFIGGKPVVENIIACIQNSDKTVLVLTEDFLNSPWCTYEAQLTLREHLIREQSVVLPVLLKECTIPDFISHLTCLDARRQSFWEKFIDFLESDPVEIVPKGSFFGHEAAKFNGKVLSMVKLNGCCTFNSINYKEILDSLCDKGIRISEDTMMKTEEAIRRSGLSKCFCCVQCTRSFLACFCWIPMFLIISFLFIFAIFELIILIENRDVGNTSDVDYFDVIVFFLLPMSICIIMIIWRFKMRMIRDAGENGANSVLMDSNILFSTIRERKDRRIPTTDTTSA; the protein is encoded by the exons ATGGCGGAAACAGTCGATAGTAAACTAGAAGTAACGGAGGTTGCGATAAGGGCATCGACTTCGAGAGAAG GACTGGTGGAAGAAAACAACGAGCAATCAGCCACGATTCCAGAACCGTCACAATCATGTGTTTCCCATGATAAGTCGATCACTGTTGAATCCGGATCCGCATGCCCATCCACCTCATTTGAGAACACCCAAAGTAATACCAACATTCGCGTGTTCTTTTCATACAGTAGCAAGGATCGAGAGTGGGTGGAAGAAACAGTTACAAGACTTGAAGCAGAACATGGCATAACCTGTGTCTTTGACGAAAGAGATTTCATTGGTGGGAAACCCGTCGTTGAAAACATCATTGCATGTATACAAAATTCTGACAAGACAGTTTTGGTATTAACAGAAGATTTCCTGAATAGTCCTTGGTGTACGTACGAGGCACAATTGACTTTACGTGAACACTTGATAAGGGAACAATCTGTTGTTCTACCCGTGTTACTGAAAGAGTGCACTATTCCAGATTTCATCTCACATTTGACTTGTTTGGATGCAAGGCGCCAGTCTTTCTGGGAAAAGTTCATCGACTTCTTAGAATCAG ACCCAGTAGAAATCGTTCCCAAAGGTAGTTTCTTTGGACATGAAGCAG CCAAGTTTAATGGAAAAGTGTTATCCATGGTTAAACTGAACGGGTGTTGCACCTTCAACTCGATTAACTACAAGGAAATATTGGATTCACTCTGTGATAAGGGAATACGA ATTAGTGAAGACACCATGATGAAGACAGAAGAAGCAATAAGAAGGAGTGGACTTTCGAAGTGTTTCTGTTGTGTCCAATGCACTAGATCCTTTTTAGCGTGTTTCTGCTGGATTCCAATGTTTTTGATCATCAGCTTTTTGTTTATCTTTGCGATCTTtgaattaattattttgatagAGAACAGAGACGTTGGAAATACCAGTGACGTCGACTACTTTGATGTCATCgtgttttttcttcttcccATGTCAATTTGTATCATAATGATTATTTGGCGTTTCAAG ATGAGGATGATCAGAGATGCAGGTGAAAATGGTGCAAATTCGGTTCTAATGGACTCGAACATTTTATTCTCCACGATCAGAGAGA GAAAAGATCGAAGAATACCTACGACAGACACTACATCAGCGTAA